The nucleotide window ATTATGAATAGTATTAAATTTAAATATATTGTTGGTGAAACAAAATCCCCCAATTTACATAAATGAATAGGCACTATAAGATTTATATGTGAATATTTGAAACTATTTTAAGATATCTATTAATGGGGAGAGTAGAGCGAATTGATTAAACTATTTTGTTTGCCGTATGCCGGTGGCTCAGCGGTTGTATATAGTAAATGGACAAAAAAATTAGAGGATTTCATTGAATTATATCCAGTAGAATTGGCGGGAAGAGGTAAAAGATTTAACGAACCTTTTTATGATTCAATGGAGGACGCTGTTAATGATATTTTTAATCAAATTAAAGATCATTTAAATCAAACTTATGCTTTCTTTGGACATAGTATGGGAAGTCTTTTAGTTTATGAGTTATGTCAAAAAATAAAAAAAATGGGTTATCCGGAACCAGCTCATATTTTTTTTTCCGGAAGAGAAGCTCCCCAAACTGTAAAAGATGAATATACAGTATATGATCTTCCGGATGAAGAGTTTATAAAATATGTTTTTCACTATGGTGGTATGCCAGAATCCTTTCTTGAGAATAAAATGTTATTAGATATCTTTATTCCAATTTTAAAAGCAGATTTTAAAATAGTAGAAACATATCAATATATTGAGAAAGATTTTAATTTAAATTGTGATTTTTCCATTCTTTCAGGGGAAAAGGATCAAAAATTA belongs to Bacillus thuringiensis and includes:
- a CDS encoding thioesterase II family protein, with the protein product MIKLFCLPYAGGSAVVYSKWTKKLEDFIELYPVELAGRGKRFNEPFYDSMEDAVNDIFNQIKDHLNQTYAFFGHSMGSLLVYELCQKIKKMGYPEPAHIFFSGREAPQTVKDEYTVYDLPDEEFIKYVFHYGGMPESFLENKMLLDIFIPILKADFKIVETYQYIEKDFNLNCDFSILSGEKDQKLDFANLKGWEKFSIGNCTYFTFEGGHFYINEDIENTIACINKQLKKCVIE